The window TCTTCCCTCTCCCTGGCGTGTACAAAAATGACGTCCACGTTGCCGTCCATGCCGTCACGAATCGCGGCTCCGGTGCCTTTGGCGATGACTTTCACCCGAATACCGGTATCTCTGGTGAATTCCGGCAGCAGCACGTCAAGAAGACCAGAGTTCTCCGTGCTGGTGGTAGTGGACATTGTGACAACCTGGTCAGCCCCCAAGGCAGCAGGAGGAACCACACCCAGAAACAACACAACAAAGACGAACCAGCTCAACAGTTTTCGCATTACGCCCTCCTTATCTCATCCCCTGAAGACCACCTGTCCAGACAAACTCAGATCGTAGCCGGTAAGTTGAGCACTTGCCTCCATGAATTGCCGGTCGCGAAGAAGACCCAGAAATTTCTGCACCTCATGAGTAAAAAACAGCTCTTTACGAATGATGAAATCGTAGCGCTCCCAGCGCACCGGTACAAAGTCCAGGCCCAGGAGTCCTGCCACCGCAGCAATGGCAAGACCCGCATCCGCCCTCCCAGCAAGAACCTCCAGGCCCACATCCAGATGACGGCCAAAAGAGCTCTCATAGCCGGGAATGTCCTTGCCATCCACCCCCTGGCGCTCGAGTTCGCGGTCCAGAAGAAGCCGAGTACCCGTACCCTGTTTCCGGTTGGCGAGGCGCAGCCTGCCGCTGGCCAGATCCGCCAGACTGGTCACTCCATGAGGGTTGCCGCGCTGCACCAACACCGCCTGCAGCCGCTTGCAGAAATTGACCACCACCACACTATCGCCAAACTGTTCCTCCACATAAGCAAAGTTGTAGTCCTCCCCCTCGGGCTCCAGTAAATGGGCAGAGCAGATGTGGCAAAGATTGGCCCGCAGTGCCTGAATGCCGCCCATGCTGCCCAGATTGCTGAATGCCGTAAGAGGCCTCTGGTAGCGGCCATGAAAAATTTCCAGGAGTTGATCCAACAACAAGTCGTTACTGCCAGTAATTATTAGTAAGTATTTGTAATTATCAAGTATGCCTTCTATGCGCGGATAGTTGTCGGTGTGCTGCTCCAGCCAGCGGTCCACCAGGTGTCGCTGAAACAGCCATTTGCCAGTTATCTTGGTGCCAGGAAGGCCCCTGACAGTAACCAGATTGTAGATTTTTTTCTCATTTATTCCAAGATATTGAGCGACTTCCCTGGTGTTCATCAAAGAGGTCATCATTCCTCCCAACCCCCAGAAAGGATGCGATGTTTTCTAGCCAGCAACTCAAAGTGACGCGTACCATATCACAGTTATCAATTCAGGTAAACAAGAAACCTATAATAACCTTAAATAACTATCTCGGCCCACAATATGTCATGGCGGTTCATTTTTTTCTGTGGTTAAATGAGCTCTGTCTTGCCAGCCGGTAATTGGCCGACACCTCTGTTCCTGTTGGATGGTGAAGTTATGCCGGAGAAATGGAGAAAATATCGTTTCGACCGTATGGAGTTCGCAGGATCGTTCGGAGATCTCGGCACCCTGCTCCCTCTAGCCATCGGCATGATCGTGCTCAATGGGCTGCACGCTACCAATGTCTTCGCCCTGATTGGCATCTTTTACATTGCTGCCGGCCACTATTTCGGTGTACCCATTGCGGTCCAGCCTATGAAGGTCATCGGGGCCTACGCCATCGCTGTGGGTCTGTCGCCAACCCAGATTGTCTCGTCGAGTTTGTGGATGGGGCTGGTAGTACTCTTCCTGGGCTCAACCGGGCTGATCAAAACCATTGGCAAATACACCCCCAGGAGCACCGTGCGGGGTGTGCAGCTAGGAGTGGGGGTGGTGCTGATGTTGAAGGGCTTTCGCCTCATCCTCAGCCCTGATGCGAATCTGGCCGTGCAAAAAGTTGGGCCGTTGAGTATGGGGCTCATTCTCGGCATTGCAGGTATAATTCTCACTTTCCTGCTCCTGGAAAACCGCAGGTTTCCCGCAGCACTCGTCCTAGTGGTGCTGGGTCTTTTCGTTGGACTCCTCATCGGCAAGCCAGTTCACTTCTCTTCGCTGGACTGGGGCATACATTTGCCAAAGCCCATACCCTATGGCTGGCCCTCGTGGAGCGACTTGCTCTGGGTGATTCCCACCCTGGTGCTGCCTCAGATCCCCATGACCATCGGCAACGCCATCATATCCAACACGGACATCATGCATGAGTACTTCGACGAACAGGCCCAGCGCGCTACTTACAGGACGGTGGCGAACAGTCAGGGCCTCGCCGACCTGGTATCATTCTTTTTCGGCGGCATCCCCATGTGCCATGGCGCTGGCGGACTGGCGGCACACTATCGCTTCGGGGCCCGTACTGCTGGCTCAAACCTTATTATTGGCAGCATTTTTCTTCTGCTCGCCATTGTCTTTGGCGAAAACATTGTGGTTATCCTCAAAGTGCTCCCCTATTCTTTGCTAGGGGTCCTGCTGGTCTTTGCCGGGCTGCAGCTCGCCCTCATGATTCAGGACCTTCGCGACCGAAAGGACTTTTTTGTGGTCATTTTCATGTTGGGCATTGCCCTGGTGAGCAATCTGGCCGCAGCATTCATTCTCGGAATCATCATTGCCTACGCCCTGAAAAGCGGCAAATTCTCAGTATAGCCCCCCAGAATTTTACCGGGCACCAGACAGTAAGGGTTAATGGCAAGATGAAAGTGCACCCCTTT of the Deltaproteobacteria bacterium genome contains:
- a CDS encoding helix-turn-helix transcriptional regulator; the encoded protein is MTSLMNTREVAQYLGINEKKIYNLVTVRGLPGTKITGKWLFQRHLVDRWLEQHTDNYPRIEGILDNYKYLLIITGSNDLLLDQLLEIFHGRYQRPLTAFSNLGSMGGIQALRANLCHICSAHLLEPEGEDYNFAYVEEQFGDSVVVVNFCKRLQAVLVQRGNPHGVTSLADLASGRLRLANRKQGTGTRLLLDRELERQGVDGKDIPGYESSFGRHLDVGLEVLAGRADAGLAIAAVAGLLGLDFVPVRWERYDFIIRKELFFTHEVQKFLGLLRDRQFMEASAQLTGYDLSLSGQVVFRG
- a CDS encoding putative sulfate/molybdate transporter, whose product is MPEKWRKYRFDRMEFAGSFGDLGTLLPLAIGMIVLNGLHATNVFALIGIFYIAAGHYFGVPIAVQPMKVIGAYAIAVGLSPTQIVSSSLWMGLVVLFLGSTGLIKTIGKYTPRSTVRGVQLGVGVVLMLKGFRLILSPDANLAVQKVGPLSMGLILGIAGIILTFLLLENRRFPAALVLVVLGLFVGLLIGKPVHFSSLDWGIHLPKPIPYGWPSWSDLLWVIPTLVLPQIPMTIGNAIISNTDIMHEYFDEQAQRATYRTVANSQGLADLVSFFFGGIPMCHGAGGLAAHYRFGARTAGSNLIIGSIFLLLAIVFGENIVVILKVLPYSLLGVLLVFAGLQLALMIQDLRDRKDFFVVIFMLGIALVSNLAAAFILGIIIAYALKSGKFSV